The following coding sequences lie in one Polynucleobacter necessarius genomic window:
- the rplL gene encoding 50S ribosomal protein L7/L12 — MAITKEEIIEAVGSMSIMDLNDLVKAFEEKFGVSAAAMAVAGPAGAGPAAGSEEQTEFTVNLLEAGANKVSVIKAVREITGLGLKEAKDLVDGAPKPIKEAVDKKTAEEAKKKLEEAGAKAELK, encoded by the coding sequence ATGGCGATTACTAAAGAAGAAATCATTGAAGCAGTAGGTAGCATGTCCATTATGGATTTGAATGACTTGGTTAAAGCGTTCGAAGAAAAGTTTGGTGTATCAGCTGCAGCGATGGCTGTTGCTGGTCCTGCTGGTGCTGGTCCTGCTGCTGGTAGTGAAGAGCAAACAGAATTCACTGTTAACTTGCTCGAAGCTGGCGCAAACAAGGTTTCAGTAATTAAGGCAGTTCGCGAAATTACTGGTCTTGGCTTGAAAGAAGCTAAGGACTTGGTTGACGGTGCACCGAAGCCAATCAAAGAAGCTGTTGACAAGAAGACTGCTGAAGAAGCTAAGAAGAAGCTTGAAGAAGCTGGCGCTAAAGCAGAACTCAAGTAA
- the nusG gene encoding transcription termination/antitermination protein NusG: MIDSEVAANPQATGNMRWYVIHAYSGMEKSVKKGLEERIARSGMPEKFGRILVPSEEVVEIKSGTKSVSERRFFPGYVLIEMEMTDESWHLVKNTPKVTGFVGGVRNRPSPISTAEVTKIMDQMQAGVDKPKPKTLFEVGEMVRVKEGPFTDFNGNVEEVNYEKSRLRVSVTIFGRGTPVELEFGQVEKM; encoded by the coding sequence ATGATTGATTCTGAAGTAGCCGCAAATCCACAAGCTACCGGCAATATGCGTTGGTATGTTATCCATGCATATTCCGGCATGGAAAAGAGTGTAAAAAAAGGTCTCGAGGAGCGAATTGCTCGTTCAGGCATGCCAGAGAAATTTGGTCGCATTTTGGTTCCATCCGAGGAAGTTGTAGAGATCAAATCTGGCACCAAGTCTGTATCTGAGCGTCGTTTTTTTCCCGGATATGTCTTAATTGAGATGGAAATGACCGACGAAAGCTGGCACTTGGTGAAAAACACGCCAAAAGTAACTGGTTTTGTAGGTGGCGTTCGTAATCGTCCAAGCCCGATTTCTACAGCAGAAGTTACCAAAATCATGGATCAAATGCAAGCTGGTGTTGATAAGCCGAAGCCTAAGACCCTGTTTGAGGTGGGTGAGATGGTCCGAGTTAAGGAAGGTCCGTTTACAGACTTCAACGGAAACGTTGAGGAAGTGAATTACGAGAAGTCAAGATTACGCGTTTCTGTTACAATTTTTGGCCGCGGTACCCCAGTTGAACTGGAGTTCGGTCAAGTAGAAAAGATGTAA
- the rplJ gene encoding 50S ribosomal protein L10 — translation MPLNVQDKKAIVADVGAQLAGAQTVVLAEYHGIPVEQLTKLRASARDQGVYLRVLKNTLARRAAQGTQFEPLADSMVGPLIYSISADPIASAKVLQNFAKTQDKLVITAGLYNGKLLDVAGVKALATIPSRDELLSQLLGVMLAPVSAMARVLGAVVAPAEGAPAPVAAAPAEEVAPSSR, via the coding sequence GTGCCTTTGAATGTACAAGACAAAAAAGCGATTGTTGCTGATGTCGGCGCTCAATTGGCTGGAGCCCAAACTGTCGTGCTCGCTGAATACCATGGTATTCCAGTAGAGCAGTTGACAAAGCTACGTGCTAGCGCACGTGACCAAGGTGTGTATCTTCGCGTTTTGAAGAACACATTGGCACGTCGTGCTGCACAAGGCACACAGTTTGAGCCTCTTGCTGATTCGATGGTTGGCCCCTTGATTTACAGCATTTCTGCTGATCCGATTGCTTCGGCAAAAGTTTTGCAGAACTTTGCTAAGACTCAAGACAAGTTAGTCATTACTGCTGGCTTATATAACGGCAAGTTGTTGGACGTTGCAGGCGTAAAAGCCCTCGCAACAATTCCAAGCCGCGACGAGTTGTTATCTCAGTTGTTGGGTGTGATGTTGGCACCTGTCTCTGCGATGGCTCGCGTATTGGGCGCAGTAGTAGCGCCTGCAGAAGGAGCCCCGGCTCCCGTAGCCGCAGCACCTGCAGAAGAGGTAGCCCCAAGCAGCCGCTGA
- the rplA gene encoding 50S ribosomal protein L1: MTKLSKRVKAIQSKVDRNKFYPLDDALNLVKECATAKFDESIDVAVQLGIDAKKSDQVVRGAVALPAGTGKHVRVAVFAQDEKAEQAKAAGAEIVGMEDLAEQIKGGKIDFDILIASPDTMKIVGTLGQVLGPRGLMPNPKVGTVTPDVATAVKNAKAGQVQFRVDKAGIVHASIGRRSFEPAALKSNLLALLEALNKAKPPASKGVYLKKVAVSSTMGAGVRVDQASLQAAA, from the coding sequence ATGACTAAGTTATCTAAGCGCGTAAAAGCAATTCAATCTAAAGTAGATCGCAACAAATTCTACCCATTGGACGATGCATTGAACCTCGTTAAAGAGTGTGCAACTGCTAAGTTCGATGAGTCTATCGACGTTGCTGTTCAGCTGGGTATTGATGCCAAAAAATCTGACCAAGTTGTGCGTGGCGCAGTAGCGCTACCAGCTGGTACAGGTAAGCATGTTCGTGTAGCTGTTTTTGCTCAAGACGAGAAGGCTGAACAAGCTAAAGCCGCTGGCGCAGAAATCGTTGGCATGGAAGATTTGGCTGAACAAATTAAGGGCGGCAAAATCGATTTCGATATTTTGATTGCATCCCCAGACACAATGAAAATTGTTGGTACTTTGGGTCAAGTATTGGGTCCACGTGGCTTGATGCCAAATCCAAAAGTTGGAACAGTTACTCCTGATGTTGCTACTGCAGTGAAGAATGCAAAAGCAGGTCAAGTTCAGTTCCGCGTGGACAAAGCGGGCATCGTGCACGCTAGCATTGGCCGTCGTTCATTCGAACCAGCTGCATTGAAATCTAACTTGCTCGCATTGCTTGAGGCTTTGAATAAAGCAAAACCTCCAGCATCTAAGGGCGTTTATTTAAAGAAGGTCGCCGTAAGCAGCACCATGGGTGCAGGCGTACGTGTAGACCAAGCATCGTTACAGGCAGCGGCTTAA
- the secE gene encoding preprotein translocase subunit SecE — translation MSHQTASHTEEKSGWVSGLAALIVVAALVLYYTLVDQSLLVRLAVLFGGIAAAVLIVAISPDGRRFIAYAKDSWYEVKKVVWPTRKETTQMTLVVFGFVLIMSLFLWIADKLIEWLVFSVFLGWK, via the coding sequence ATGTCTCATCAAACGGCAAGTCATACTGAAGAAAAAAGCGGCTGGGTCTCTGGACTCGCTGCTTTAATCGTCGTTGCAGCGTTAGTTCTTTACTACACGTTGGTTGATCAATCTTTATTGGTCCGCCTTGCTGTTTTATTTGGTGGCATTGCAGCTGCTGTTTTAATTGTGGCGATTTCACCTGATGGGCGTCGTTTCATCGCCTATGCAAAAGATTCTTGGTATGAGGTAAAAAAGGTTGTTTGGCCAACTCGTAAAGAGACTACCCAAATGACTCTAGTCGTATTTGGCTTTGTTCTGATCATGTCCTTGTTTTTGTGGATTGCAGACAAATTAATTGAATGGCTAGTTTTTTCAGTCTTTTTAGGCTGGAAGTGA
- the rplK gene encoding 50S ribosomal protein L11: MAKKVIGFIKLQIPAGKANPSPPVGPALGQRGLNIMEFCKAFNAQTQSMEPGLPIPVVITAFADKSFTFIMKTPPATIMIKKAAKIEKGSPRPHTDKVGKITRAQAKEIAKAKMPDLTAADMDAAVRTIAGSARSMGITVEGL, from the coding sequence ATGGCAAAGAAGGTTATTGGCTTTATTAAGCTGCAGATCCCTGCAGGTAAAGCAAATCCATCACCACCCGTAGGTCCGGCTTTGGGTCAACGCGGTCTTAATATTATGGAATTCTGTAAGGCGTTTAATGCTCAAACTCAGAGCATGGAACCTGGCCTCCCAATTCCAGTCGTGATTACAGCGTTCGCTGACAAGAGCTTCACATTCATTATGAAGACTCCTCCAGCAACCATCATGATTAAGAAGGCTGCAAAGATCGAAAAAGGATCACCACGTCCCCATACCGATAAGGTAGGAAAAATTACTCGTGCTCAAGCGAAAGAAATCGCTAAAGCAAAAATGCCAGATTTGACAGCAGCCGATATGGATGCAGCTGTAAGAACAATCGCTGGCAGCGCCCGTTCCATGGGCATTACTGTGGAAGGTCTCTAA